GTCACAGCTGTGACAgaccataaaacacacttttgcACCTTCTTTTccatgaaaatttaaaaaatacatagtGATTAATTATTTCAAAGGGTTACCAATGACAGATGATTTGGAAAGTTTCATGTAATGGAAAATTTGGGATTAAATGGGTTAAGTGGAGTGGTAGGCAAACAACATGTGTGATGTTATAAGGAtgtaaagttaaagtactcaaGAAAGGCGCAAATAGCCCAAAAAAGGTGTTAACTTGGGTGAAGTACTAAATGGCACGACTGTGAAACACAACATGACTGTTATGTTTGCATGTGAATGAaactactagtccatacccattgagtgcacagttgcccatgtacggtttcacatggtgtgtgtttgggatacaggtcatagtaAATTGCAgataaatagtcaactgaacccattaagaagagcaatgtattcagacagagtttttgtgaatttgatagtacgattgctttactgagagtacagtagtaccattgccaataatGGATAGTTAGTGGGTTAAAACTGTATATtggtagttgaggtagcacgttgaaaggcagataattaaagtgtttatatactgtattgacttaaaagtggggcgcacttgGTAGTTCACAATggaaaggtgcggctagcccttgttgcagcagcataccataccatgacttagtcataccaaaaatttgaaaaaaacccAGCATTCAGCCACAGGGAGAGCCACAGCGATTGCATTTTAGCTATTTTTAAgaatttttctgttgttatagcgccacccagttgccaattagagttaaatttctccagtcaccttgaggcgtcctgttctacatatctaccaagtttagtaaacattgatatggcggttaggcctagataagaaattagctctctagtgcccccattttgtttgatggggtcaataatggaggggtcccctcagattatgtgtggtcatatgcctacaaagttgcgtggtgatcggtgaaacccttgagatgttatacacctttatgtgatgagccacgccctccgcaatattcattgccttatagaagctcagttttagtaagttttccaacttttgccaagagggaactttagatattggtccctagattatattcaccgagtttcatgcagatcggtcaaacttcctaggaagagatcgattttaagtgtttttcaaaaaattcaaaatggcggaaaatctatataaccagaagttatgggttcttgaggcaaatttgttcctcatgaggagaggcatctctgtgcaaagttttatGTCTCTAGCACATACGGgtcatgagatatgcccattcaaagtttgcaatttcaatcggttgctatagcgcccccctttggccaactcatgtaatattgcttcattcgcatcctccaaTTACcttctaccactgtgccaaatctcacatggattgaccaagtcagtgaggagaaaaacgtggaacagacacacccacagacagagttttggtcattatatagtaagataatatCACACAAATCATGCCTGCTGTCAgggtgttagctagctagcgtagggtgaccatattttgatttccaaaaaagaggacactcggcctggccacgacatagcctatttaaatgatactcgcagtttactcaaagatgccttattattttaatatatttaaaatttaaatgtatggatagaaaattcagttatattacaaaataatatctctcaaagacagaaattcagataggccccaataggggacacatacacacactagagtgtggcgatccaagCCCGACGGTACCGGACGggtcggccgggtttggtcaaaaatgtagctataaattgtattcgggctcgggtcggattcggtcagctttcagtgaaaatgtagtgtaaaaataaataaaatcctattgtctgtcctgtttattgcttgggcactgttatttacgtgacaacacctgaacataacacacacagacacacattggctgtttgtttctacctctctcctcgctggaagtctcggacctccagccgcccgcctccgccttgattaaacgctgaaaataaaataaaagagggagacaggtttttcctattttatcttattttgttttatttctccctctcctcccgcgtcccgctcccgtctcaaacacggaggtctccctctccgctgagcacgcccggcctgttaaatagcctgtaaccgtaacaactgtgtgacacaaactcagtgctttggtcattaaatgatgtcgggctcggttcgggttcggacagaaatatgctgcccgtggcgcactctatcacacacacacaaacacacggaaaaccggacattatcatcagtttataaaaaaaacccggacgccccggacgggacgtgaaaagtggacatgtccgggcaaaagaggacgtttggtcagctaGCCCTGTTATCGCCACCAAGGTAACAGAGGCTCATGTATATTACAGTAATAACTTTATTATTTGATTATATTTACATCAAAGTTACCTCACTCAGATCAAACCAGCTACAGAGCCAATTGGACAGATGCTTAAGGTACCTTCTTAAGCACTACTATTTTCCCAAAGTGTCAGTGTCCCTGGTGGTCTAGTGGTTAGGATTCGGCGCTCTCACCGccgcggcccgggttcgattccCGGTCAGGGAACTACTTTTCGCACAGTGCTACAATCATATAGAGGACAATCATATGCTGGCAAGTGTTGATACCATGTTCAGAAAGAAAACGAAACAGGGTAGTATCACGGCGGGATATTGTGGAGAAAAATATTTCTTCAGAATGTTGAATGACTCGGTTAATGAAATAGCCTACATTtgacaatgaaaaataaaatttgaaactgataAAACCGTGCTTTAATAAACACATAATTTCATgaacaaataaagaaagaaagaaatgttggTAATCcattgtaaaaatgaaaatcattAATTTATAACTGCATGTCTACAAATCTACACTtagttactgtaaaacttcatttAATAGCCGGGGGCTGTTTGCTCACAGAAATCGACAGCCTTATATGTGAGACAGGCATCTGTATGGGACACGCCTTTAATTCccttcacacaaaactgttgctctgcaaagatcaggaaatataatctaattattcatttaaaccagtacaaacaacactTCTTGTTatcttgttaaaacaatactaaCAACTTGGATTCACTTTTatgaaaaacttttttgattcttttgatctgaggacccttacggactaaaggaatatgaataacttacaggttAATTAAGTAATGAACACATAAtgtgaggtagccaacaacctacTTTTGTACATCTTAAGAACATCTACTAAAAATGagttgcttggcaaccagagcaggcatctaattgagacaggcgtatatttgtcaaaatatgtagCAACACGGGGCTAGTAAAAGAGTTAATCATTCCAGCATTAATATATTCATTTAATTATGCATTTAAGTGTTTATCTAGGCCTGTGTGTTCATTTtggatttgatttatttagttAGAATGTTATTTATCAGttcaaatatttaatatttctatATCTATTTCAGCATTAATCTGAATAATCTGGtttactttttcatttattgATGAATCAGTGCCTTTTTGTTCTCATTGGAAGAGGCCAAAGAACATAGCATTCTGAAACAGTGACATATCCAACGTGTCACATTACTCACTTAGAGCCTCCTCTATTTAAGTTGTTAGTCAGACATTCAATTATATTAAACTGCCAAGACGCATGATTTTTTAGGTCGACAGGCCAAGCAGGAACGAAAAGATTACTTTTGTTAGAACAGAGAGCCGAAATGTCATTTACAAATAAGCAATAGCATCTGATATGGTGTTACATCACTCGTCTTGTTTTTCAGTGATAGAAGAAACAACATTTACAAAAGGCCTTACTCACCACACTCCACCATGACCTCATAGGTCTTACTCTTAGCCTCGCCCTTCAGTCCCAGTTTACTGCGAGCTCCTTTCAGGTCCTCCACCTTCATCGGGGGacgcttcttcttcttcacctcGCCCGGCTGGAGTGAATTAAAGAAAGATGGGGAGAGCTCACACGTAGCAACTGTGTTCAGTCTCTGTTCATAATCAGAACAGAACACCTGACCTGACTTACCTGTGACATGGTGACTGAAGTTTGTGAAGTGATTCCACAGACGTCGCTTTCCAGTGTGACAGATCCACtggttgtttttcttgtgtgtgtctttgtctcccAGTGAGCCTGACATTATATATAGTCCTGATCCAGACCCAGTGCGTCAGTCAGACCCCCTaccctctgtctcactctgccTGTTGTCAGTGTGTATTATTAGGTGTGACGTGAGGGATGGTACAGCTGGAATGGGTCTCCTGTCTTTTACGATAAGCTTACAGGCCAACAGCTGATAATTTCGGATATAACACAAGTGGCAGTTtgcctcctcctcccctgcaGACCCTGCCctccttttttaaatgttgttgtggGACTTGGCACTAGAAGGGGTATCAACAGCTCCCCGCAGCTCCAGTTGTTAGGACTCGGCCCACCCAGTGCTACAACTTGGTCCAGGCCTGAGGGAATGTCTTTTTGAGTCTTATAAAAAGCATTTCCAGACAGTTAACACATGATTCAACAAAATAAGAGGTGAACCAAGAGGAGAGCAAGGAAAATTATCCAACTGTTTTGTTTGAGTTTCAAGAGGGCcattgatgcttttttttataTGCGAGAAATAAGCAGCCAGAAGTCTTCAGGTCAGATCTGG
This region of Epinephelus fuscoguttatus linkage group LG1, E.fuscoguttatus.final_Chr_v1 genomic DNA includes:
- the LOC125896561 gene encoding musculoskeletal embryonic nuclear protein 1-like isoform X1, whose product is MSQPGEVKKKKRPPMKVEDLKGARSKLGLKGEAKSKTYEVMVECERMGKTAPSVFSGVRTGTETALSKPAAAKAPGGSGFSK